From a region of the Candidatus Woesearchaeota archaeon genome:
- the ilvN gene encoding acetolactate synthase small subunit, protein MSEKKHIISMLVEDEPGVMTRISGMFARRGFNIDTITVGKTNKPGISKIVVTLIGDDSTLEQVEKQINKLVDVTKVSEMGSGIIRELCLIKIKTPNKKVKDELFDYAKVYKAKFVDVDHRSMTLEIIGVPEKIESFIEMVKAHGIIDISRTGVTAMSRGIINN, encoded by the coding sequence ATGTCAGAAAAAAAACACATAATCTCTATGCTTGTCGAGGATGAGCCGGGCGTGATGACAAGGATTAGCGGTATGTTTGCAAGGCGGGGCTTCAACATCGATACAATCACAGTTGGCAAGACGAACAAACCAGGAATTAGCAAAATTGTAGTCACTTTAATCGGTGATGACAGCACTTTGGAGCAGGTAGAGAAACAGATAAATAAGCTTGTTGATGTGACAAAAGTTAGTGAGATGGGAAGCGGTATAATCAGGGAATTATGTCTGATAAAAATCAAGACCCCGAATAAGAAGGTGAAGGACGAATTGTTCGATTATGCCAAGGTCTATAAAGCGAAGTTTGTTGATGTCGATCATAGGAGCATGACATTGGAAATAATCGGCGTGCCTGAGAAGATAGAAAGCTTTATCGAGATGGTAAAGGCTCATGGCATAATAGATATCTCCAGAACAGGCGTTACAGCAATGAGCAGGGGGATAATAAACAATTGA
- the ilvB gene encoding biosynthetic-type acetolactate synthase large subunit, producing the protein MEAKMKGAEAIIKTLCKQGTNVTFGFPGGAVIPLFDKYLDYSDKINNILVRHEQCAAHAAEGYARASGKVGVCIATSGPGATNLVTGIMDAYMDSVPLIAFGGQVPTGLIGNDAFQETDMMGITLPITKHNFQIRDPNEIESIITKAYKLALEGRPGPIYIDLPKDIQVKEITKNKNEVKIRGFSPTVEPNTAQISRAADMMMKAEMPLILAGGGVIASNASKELKQLAEFTGIPVVTTMMGKSCFDENHPLSLGTVGMHGRKIANYATLQTDLMIAIGCRFSDRITGNLESYLEFAKLIHIDIDPAEIGKNVKADLPVVGDARRTLSSLVVALRNKKWKEKKEWKENMTVLGKKCDKCIELKAGKKIFPKEIVTEVNKLLKKGDIITTGVGQHQMFAMHYLRMGSPRTFISSGGAGTMGFGLPAAIGAKVAKPNNNVFCFDGDGSFQMTIQELETIRSHNLKIVPIIFNNSFLGMVRQWLELFHDKRYSQVHLGNEIDFVKIAKAYHLDGITVERQSELPDAVKQSINADKTMVVDVKIEEESNVLPMLPPGGHLKEAFGVCMKSPGKFV; encoded by the coding sequence TAGGCATGAACAATGTGCTGCTCATGCTGCTGAAGGATACGCAAGAGCTTCCGGCAAGGTAGGAGTCTGCATTGCGACATCGGGGCCAGGAGCAACTAATCTTGTTACAGGCATAATGGACGCATATATGGACTCAGTCCCCCTAATTGCCTTTGGCGGCCAGGTGCCTACAGGATTAATAGGAAATGATGCTTTTCAGGAAACAGACATGATGGGCATTACTCTGCCTATAACCAAGCATAATTTTCAGATAAGGGATCCCAATGAGATAGAAAGCATTATAACCAAGGCATATAAGCTGGCTTTGGAAGGAAGGCCAGGCCCAATCTACATCGATCTGCCTAAAGATATACAGGTCAAGGAAATCACCAAAAATAAGAATGAAGTGAAAATCAGGGGATTTTCTCCGACAGTTGAGCCAAACACAGCACAGATAAGCAGGGCCGCAGACATGATGATGAAAGCAGAGATGCCCTTGATTTTGGCAGGCGGAGGAGTGATAGCCTCAAATGCGTCAAAGGAATTGAAACAGCTTGCCGAATTTACTGGCATTCCTGTTGTTACCACAATGATGGGAAAATCCTGTTTTGATGAAAACCACCCGCTATCATTAGGCACTGTTGGCATGCATGGAAGAAAAATAGCAAATTATGCAACATTGCAGACTGATCTGATGATAGCAATAGGCTGCAGATTTTCAGATAGGATAACAGGCAATCTTGAGTCTTATCTTGAGTTCGCTAAACTGATACATATTGATATAGATCCCGCCGAGATAGGAAAAAACGTTAAGGCAGATCTTCCGGTGGTTGGGGATGCCAGAAGAACATTAAGCTCCCTTGTTGTTGCCTTGAGGAATAAGAAATGGAAAGAGAAGAAAGAGTGGAAGGAAAATATGACTGTTTTAGGGAAAAAATGCGACAAATGCATTGAATTGAAAGCTGGAAAAAAAATCTTCCCTAAAGAAATTGTTACAGAAGTTAACAAGCTGTTAAAGAAAGGGGATATAATAACAACAGGAGTTGGCCAGCACCAGATGTTTGCTATGCACTATCTCAGGATGGGCTCTCCCAGGACATTCATAAGTTCAGGGGGCGCAGGAACAATGGGGTTTGGTCTGCCTGCTGCTATAGGGGCGAAGGTTGCAAAGCCAAACAACAATGTTTTTTGTTTTGATGGCGACGGCAGCTTTCAGATGACAATACAGGAATTAGAGACAATAAGAAGCCATAATCTTAAAATAGTGCCGATAATATTCAATAACTCCTTTTTAGGCATGGTACGGCAATGGCTGGAACTTTTCCATGATAAGAGATATTCACAGGTCCATTTGGGAAATGAGATAGATTTTGTTAAGATAGCTAAAGCTTATCACCTGGACGGAATCACTGTTGAAAGGCAATCAGAGCTTCCGGACGCAGTAAAGCAGTCCATCAATGCAGATAAAACCATGGTTGTGGATGTGAAAATTGAGGAGGAGTCAAATGTATTGCCCATGCTCCCTCCCGGGGGGCATTTAAAAGAAGCCTTTGGTGTATGTATGAAATCTCCGGGTAAATTTGTGTAG